The Coffea eugenioides isolate CCC68of chromosome 8, Ceug_1.0, whole genome shotgun sequence genome has a segment encoding these proteins:
- the LOC113781098 gene encoding isoflavone reductase homolog gives MAKSKVLVVGGTGHVGKRIVKACLAQGHTTYVLQRPEIGLDIGKLQMLLSFKEQGAHLVEGSFSDHQSLVDAVKLVDVVICTMSGVHFRSHSILMQLKLVEAIKEAGNIKRFLPSEFGMDPARMGDALEPGRVSFDEKMIVRKAIEGAKIPFTYVCGCCFAGYFVGNLSQLGTLVPPKEKVNIYGNGNMKVAYMDEDDIATYTIKTIDDPRALDKTVYLRPPENILTQRQLIEKWENLTGRKLEKCSIPAKDFLDSMKDMDYAGQVAVGHFYHVFYEGCLTNFEAGKDGKEASELYPEVEYTRMESYLKRYV, from the exons ATGGCTAAGAGCAAAGTTCTTGTTGTGGGGGGCACTGGTCATGTGGGTAAGAGGATAGTGAAAGCTTGCTTAGCTCAAGGGCATACAACGTATGTTCTCCAAAGGCCAGAGATCGGTCTGGACATTGGTAAATTGCAGATGTTGTTGTCGTTTAAGGAGCAAGGAGCTCACCTTGTTGAGGGTTCATTTTCTGATCATCAAAGCCTTGTGGATGCCGTAAAACTAGTTGATGTTGTCATCTGCACCATGTCTGGTGTGCATTTCAGAAGTCATAGCATTTTAATGCAGCTCAAGCTTGTTGAGGCCATCAAAGAAGCTGGTAATATCAAG CGTTTCTTGCCATCAGAGTTCGGCATGGATCCTGCTAGAATGGGAGATGCCCTTGAACCAGGAAGGGTATCATTTGATGAGAAGATGATTGTGAGAAAAGCAATTGAAGGAGCTAAAATCCCTTTCACTTATGTCTGTGGTTGCTGCTTTGCTGGTTACTTTGTTGGTAACTTGTCTCAGTTGGGTACTCTAGTTCcaccaaaagaaaaagtgaataTATATGGCAATGGCAACATGAAAG TGGCTTATATGGACGAAGATGATATAGCTACTTATACGATCAAGACCATAGATGACCCGCGAGCACTGGACAAGACAGTTTATCTTCGACCACCAGAAAATATCCTCACTCAAAGGCAATTGATTGAGAAGTGGGAAAATCTTACAGgaagaaaactagaaaaatgcAGCATTCCTGCAAAAGACTTCCTAGATTCTATGAAAG ACATGGACTATGCTGGCCAAGTTGCCGTTGGCCATTTCTATCACGTATTCTATGAGGGCTGTTTGACAAACTTTGAAGCAGGAAAAGATGGTAAAGAAGCTTCTGAGCTATATCCGGAAGTTGAATACACCCGCATGGAATCATACTTGAAACGTTATGTTTAG